A window from Lepus europaeus isolate LE1 chromosome 20, mLepTim1.pri, whole genome shotgun sequence encodes these proteins:
- the LOC133749999 gene encoding uncharacterized protein LOC133749999 isoform X1 has translation MEEMDQSFNKIKTALLSAPALGLPDVIKLFYLYIGKQKRFAKGVLTQYLGPWRRLVAYLSKRLDPVATRWPSCLRIIAATALIVKDANKLTMGQELYITTPHAIEGVLKEPPDRWLSNARLTHYQGLLLNPLKITFQAPSACNPATLLLDPDLEAPLYDSTGILAQAHGIREDLRDQPLSNAELVWFTYGNRFIQDSQRYAGVAVVTETEVIWAKPLPTGTSAQKAELVALIQALMLAKDKNCVHG, from the coding sequence ATGGAGGAGATGGACCAGTCCTTCAATAAAATTAAGACTGCCTTACTGTCAGCCCCAGCCTTAGGACTCCCAGATGTCATTAAGCTCTTCTATCTATACATTGGCAAGCAAAAGAGATTCGCAAAGGGAGTGCTTACCCAGTATCTGGGACCATGGAGAAGGCTGGTGGCATATCTGTCAAAAAGACTAGACCCTGTGGCAACCAGATGGCCAtcatgcctaagaataattgccgCCACAGCCTTGATAGTCAAGGATGCCAATAAACTGACTATGGGACAAGAACTATACATAACTACCCCCCATGCAATTGAAGGGGTACTGAAAGAGCCACCAGATAGATGGCTCAGTAACGCCAGGCTCACTCACTACCAGGGCCTACTGCTTAATCCTCTCAAGATTACTTTTCAGGCCCCATCAGCTTGTAACCCTGCCACCCTACTACTGGACCCTGACTTGGAAGCACCTCTATATGACAGCACCGGAATCCTAGCACAGGCACACGGTATTCGAGAGGACCTCAGAGACCAACCCCTGTCTAATGCTGAACTTGTGTGGTTTACATACGGAAACAGATTCATTCAAGACAGCCAGAGGTATGCAGGTGTAGCAGTGGTAACTGAGACTGAGGTAATCTGGGCAAAGCCCCTGCCcactggaacttctgctcaaaaagctgAGTTGGTGGCATTAATTCAGGCTTTGATGTTAGCAAAGGATAAAAACTGTGTACATGGATAG
- the LOC133749999 gene encoding uncharacterized protein LOC133749999 isoform X2 translates to MEEMDQSFNKIKTALLSAPALGLPDVIKLFYLYIGKQKRFAKGVLTQYLGPWRRLVAYLSKRLDPVATRWPSCLRIIAATALIVKDANKLTMGQELYITTPHAIEGVLKEPPDRWLSNARLTHYQGLLLNPLKITFQAPSACNPATLLLDPDLEAPLYDSTGILAQAHGIREDLRDQPLSNAELVWFTYGNRFIQDSQRSRAKPTINLT, encoded by the exons ATGGAGGAGATGGACCAGTCCTTCAATAAAATTAAGACTGCCTTACTGTCAGCCCCAGCCTTAGGACTCCCAGATGTCATTAAGCTCTTCTATCTATACATTGGCAAGCAAAAGAGATTCGCAAAGGGAGTGCTTACCCAGTATCTGGGACCATGGAGAAGGCTGGTGGCATATCTGTCAAAAAGACTAGACCCTGTGGCAACCAGATGGCCAtcatgcctaagaataattgccgCCACAGCCTTGATAGTCAAGGATGCCAATAAACTGACTATGGGACAAGAACTATACATAACTACCCCCCATGCAATTGAAGGGGTACTGAAAGAGCCACCAGATAGATGGCTCAGTAACGCCAGGCTCACTCACTACCAGGGCCTACTGCTTAATCCTCTCAAGATTACTTTTCAGGCCCCATCAGCTTGTAACCCTGCCACCCTACTACTGGACCCTGACTTGGAAGCACCTCTATATGACAGCACCGGAATCCTAGCACAGGCACACGGTATTCGAGAGGACCTCAGAGACCAACCCCTGTCTAATGCTGAACTTGTGTGGTTTACATACGGAAACAGATTCATTCAAGACAGCCAGAG ATCCAGGGCCAAGCCAACTATCAACTTGACCTGA